Proteins from a single region of Schistocerca gregaria isolate iqSchGreg1 chromosome 3, iqSchGreg1.2, whole genome shotgun sequence:
- the LOC126355606 gene encoding uncharacterized protein LOC126355606 — translation MGQSTSATQNVQAQRKSGIVTTSLDERFNQLKSHCDCLDFLYDIGELKNASPDSLDTKCRNLAAILQDHESSDIDALELTEELKVLSTLLKPGIGPKKTLKFIGRHNCPNVNIALRILLTPLVTVASEERCFSKLKLIINDEPNLFDDLATILIEHKLAEDLNYTDRVKEFAQSKARKVRFV, via the exons ATGGGGCAGTCGACATCCGCAACGCAAAATGTCCAGGCGCAGCGTAAATCAG GTATAGTAACCACATCTTTGGATGAGAGATTCAATCAACTGAAATCTCATTGTGATTGTTTGGATTTTCTCTACGACATCGGCGAGCTGAAGAATGCATCTCCTGACAGCCTGGACACAAAGTGTAGGAACCTGGCAGCGATTTTGCAAGATCATGAGTCAAGCGACATTGATGCACTGGAGTTGACGGAAGAActaaaagtgctttcaacattgttgaaacCTGGAATAGGTCCAAAAAAGACTCTGAAGTTTATAGGAAGACATAATTGCCCTAATGTTAACATTGCTCTGAGAATTCTCTTAACACCCTTAGTGACAGTTGCGAGTGAAGAGAGAtgtttctcaaaactgaaattgataatCAACGATGAGCCAAACTTGTTTGATGATCTTGCAACAATATTGATTGAGCATAAGCTTGCAGAGGACTTAAATTACACAGATCGTGTGAAAGAGTTTGCACAATCAAAAGCCAGGAAGGTTCGATTTGTCTAG